Sequence from the Rhodocyclaceae bacterium genome:
CTTCGATCACGAGCGGCGTGCGGGCGAGTTCGATGACGATGGGCGAGAACTCGGGGTTCTCGGCGATCAGGTAGGCACGGCCCGCCTTGCGCTTTAGCCGCTTGACGGTGACTTCATCGTCGACACGGGCCACGACGATCTGGCCGTCGCGCGCCTCGCTGGCCTTGTGCACCACCAGCCAGTCGCCGTCGAGGATGCCCGCGTCACGCATGCTCCAGCCGCGTACCTTCAGCAGGTAATCGGCACGGAGCTTGAACAGGTTCGGGTTGACCGGGTAGTGGCCGACGACGTTTTCCGCGGCCAGCAGCGGTGCGCCGGCAGCGACCTGGCCGACCAGCGGCAGGCCGGAGGGCTCGGTCAGCCGGAGCCCGCGCGCCATGCCCGAGAGGGTTATGGCTCCCTTTTTTTCGAGCGCGCGCAGGTGCTCTTCGGCAGACGCTGGCGACTTGAAACCGAACGCGCGTGCGAGTTCGGCGCGGGTCGGCGGCATGCCCTCGGACTCCACGAAACCGCGGATGAAGTCGAGGATTTCCTGCTGGCGTGGGGTCAGACCGTCCATACCGTAAATTTATACGGTATCCGGTCAACAATGCAAGCCCTGCGTGAAAAAAACCGGCTCGCCCTGCGCGTCAGGGCCTGACCTGCCCGCTGAACCACTCGAAGATCTGCTCGCCCTGCCAGAACACCACGTCCTTGTGGCTGCGGAAGTAGCGCAGCATCGCATCGAAATACTTCGCCCGGTGCGCCGCACCCGAGATGTACGGGTGTACGCCGAACGACAGCACCCGGGGCTGCTTCGCCGACTCGCGGTAGAGCTGGTCGAACGCATCCTTCGCCCGCTTGAGCATGGCATCCGATTCGTGCAGCCCGGTGAGCATGATCGTGATGTCGTTCAACTCGACCGAATACGGGATCGACAGCAGCGACTTCGTCGCGGTCTTCACCCAGAACGGCTGGTCGTCCATCACCCAGTCGCCGAACCAGGTGAAGCCGTTCGCCGCCATGTAGTCGGGCGTCGCCCAGGTCTGCCCGCGGCCCGGCCCGAGCCAGCCGGTCGGGCGACGACCGGTGAACTTCTGAAGCACCTCGATCGTCTGGCGCATCATCGCGGGCTGGTCGGCGACCGCCTGGATAGGCATCTGCTCGTAGCAGTGCGCCATGAATTCCCAGCCGGCTTCGAGCGCGGCCTGCGCCACGCGCGGGCGGGTTTCGCAGACCTTCGCATTGATCGACAGCGTCGGCCGGATCCGGTGCTTCGCGAGCGCTTCGGCGAGGCGCCAGAATCCCACGCGCATGCCGTACTCGTGCCATCCCCAGTTCTGGGTGTCGGGAATGCTTGCCTGACCGCCAGGCGCATTCGACACCCCGCGCGGCATCGGCCGCTC
This genomic interval carries:
- the lexA gene encoding transcriptional repressor LexA; the protein is MDGLTPRQQEILDFIRGFVESEGMPPTRAELARAFGFKSPASAEEHLRALEKKGAITLSGMARGLRLTEPSGLPLVGQVAAGAPLLAAENVVGHYPVNPNLFKLRADYLLKVRGWSMRDAGILDGDWLVVHKASEARDGQIVVARVDDEVTVKRLKRKAGRAYLIAENPEFSPIVIELARTPLVIEGIAIGVVRDLNAI
- a CDS encoding polysaccharide deacetylase family protein, translating into MARKANTMAATSRPDESGALKPQQRFDYSAIVDRPKLKLPRGVRLIVWPVVNIEEWSIERPMPRGVSNAPGGQASIPDTQNWGWHEYGMRVGFWRLAEALAKHRIRPTLSINAKVCETRPRVAQAALEAGWEFMAHCYEQMPIQAVADQPAMMRQTIEVLQKFTGRRPTGWLGPGRGQTWATPDYMAANGFTWFGDWVMDDQPFWVKTATKSLLSIPYSVELNDITIMLTGLHESDAMLKRAKDAFDQLYRESAKQPRVLSFGVHPYISGAAHRAKYFDAMLRYFRSHKDVVFWQGEQIFEWFSGQVRP